In Polyangiaceae bacterium, the genomic window GCGCACGACGCGGCCCGGCAGCTCACGCTCCGGGTCGAGCGCGAAGCGGCTGTCGTGAACGTAGAGGACGTGGCGTGCGGAAGCCCAGCGGGCCCGAGGCAGCCAGCCGTCGAAATCGTCGCGGCGCGGGCCGTTGCAGCCCACGAGCGCGCGCCGCCCCAGGTGGGCGTGCGCTTGGGCGCACACGATCCAGTGCGGGCCGACCACCACGACGCTGCCACCGCCCTCGCGCCGAGCGGCCTCGAGGCTCTCGTCCAAGAGCAGCGCGCCGGGCTTCCAAGAGTACAGGTCGTTGGCCAGATCGTAGCGCGCGCGGTACGCGTCGCCGAGCAGGCGCGGGGCGAGGGGCGTGCGGATCCAGAGCCAGGCGAAGGCGACCACGGTGACGCCGGTGTAGACGGAGGCTCGGGAGAGCCTCGGCCCCACCGCCTCCGCGCGCCCGAGGTGGACGGCGAGCGCGAGGTAGGCCGGCGCGAACCAGTGCGGCTCCGCCACCCGCGACCAGAGGCAGATGCCGCCGAGCGGCAGCGCGACGAGCACCGTGCACCAGAACAGCAGCGCGCTCACGGCGTCCTCCCGGCGTCGGCGAAACAGGTCCCGGGCGACGAGAGCAGCGCCGACCAGGAACGGAGGCGTGAGGTAGGCGAGCTGTCCGCCCAGGAACGCGCCCAGGTTCCGGAGCGAGAAGCCCGAGGCGGTCTGAGTGGCGATCAAACGGTGGCGCGCCATCGGCCAGCCCTCGCTGAGCTCGTAGTGGAGCACCTTGGCCATCAACACCAGCGCGACGGCGAGCGCTCCCCAGGGCGCGAGCGTGCGGTAGCGGGAGCGCAGACCCGGGCCGAGCGAGGCGGCGAAGAGGCCGAGGCCGAGCAGCAGTCCGCTGACCTTCGCCAGCGTCGCGAGCCCGACCAGCGCGCCGACGCCGAGCGTGTACAAGAGCGCGCGGAAGCTCTGGGCGGGAGCGCGGGCTGCCATGGCGGCGAGCGCGAGGGCGCCGAGCCAACAGAGCGCCAGCGGCAGGTCGGGGGTCAGCCCGAAGAGCCCGATAGCGAGCTCCGGCACCCAGGTGAGCGCCAAGACGACGCCGAGCGCGCCGCGCGTCGTGGCGCCGGCGGCGCGGCTGGCGAAGCCTGCCACCCACGGCACGAGCCCCGCCGCGCAAGCCGTGACGAGGTGCGCCTCGAGCGGGCTCGGCGCGCCGCCGCGACCGATCAGGCGCGCGATCGAGCCGACCAGACCCGGATGATCCAGGTAGGCGGGTTGCGGGTGGAGCGCGTAGCTCGCGTACAACGCCTCGGCGTCGCCGAACCCCGTGCCCCACGCGACGTGCAGGCGAACCGCGCCGAGCGCCAGCGTCGACAGCAGCGCCAGAGCCCAGGGCGCTCGGTCGCTCGGCGTCATGACAGCCACGGCGCGAGGAGCCGGGCCACGTGCGCCGAGCTCTCCGGTCGCTCGCCGGGGCACAGCCGGGCCTTGACGTCGCGGCAGGCACGCACGAACGCCGCGCGCTCGTCCAGCAGCCGACCGGCCTCCTCGGCCAGGTTGTCCGCGGTGAAGGCCGACTGAAGGAGCTCCGGGAACACGCGCTCGCCGAGCACCAGGTTCGGCAGGCCCACCATCTCGACCGAGAGCAGACGCTTGGCCACGAGCTCGGTCAGCGGCCCGGCGCGGTAGCCGATGACCGGGGGCACCTCGGCAGCGACGCACTCGAGCGTGACGCTGCCGCTGGCCGCGAGCGCCACGTCGAACGCGGTGAGCACGCCGGGTGCGCTCGACTCGATCACCGAGACACCGGCCGCCGCCGAGCGGCGAGCGACCTCGTCGGCGACGCTGCGGGTGAGCGACGGCGCGACGATCACCCGGGCGTCGAGGGCGCCGCGGTCGGCTCGCAGGATGGCGAGCGCCTCCAGCATCGGCCCGAGGTGACGCGACACTTCGTGGGGCCTGCTCCCGGGCAGGATGGCCAAATATTCGGCCCACGGGGCCAGTCCCAGGCGCTCGCGCACGGCCTCGCGGCTGGCGGGG contains:
- a CDS encoding glycosyltransferase family 39 protein, whose product is MAVMTPSDRAPWALALLSTLALGAVRLHVAWGTGFGDAEALYASYALHPQPAYLDHPGLVGSIARLIGRGGAPSPLEAHLVTACAAGLVPWVAGFASRAAGATTRGALGVVLALTWVPELAIGLFGLTPDLPLALCWLGALALAAMAARAPAQSFRALLYTLGVGALVGLATLAKVSGLLLGLGLFAASLGPGLRSRYRTLAPWGALAVALVLMAKVLHYELSEGWPMARHRLIATQTASGFSLRNLGAFLGGQLAYLTPPFLVGAALVARDLFRRRREDAVSALLFWCTVLVALPLGGICLWSRVAEPHWFAPAYLALAVHLGRAEAVGPRLSRASVYTGVTVVAFAWLWIRTPLAPRLLGDAYRARYDLANDLYSWKPGALLLDESLEAARREGGGSVVVVGPHWIVCAQAHAHLGRRALVGCNGPRRDDFDGWLPRARWASARHVLYVHDSRFALDPERELPGRVVRSVREANVVRGGRVVRTLWVTHLERLSDYAGSAVSPALRSKSVSSSGPGFGVVRSFSP
- the lpxB gene encoding lipid-A-disaccharide synthase gives rise to the protein MTLLVSAGEGSGDAMAAPVVRRLGSPAFGLGGRALGAAGAELLVDLASLTAMGIGSVVARAPAIVLAARKLLAESKARHARAALLVGYSEFNAWLGPRLRALGVRVLWYAPPQIWAWRSGRAPGLGRAVDRMAVVLPFEEALWRSYGVDAHFVGHPSLERSPASREAVRERLGLAPWAEYLAILPGSRPHEVSRHLGPMLEALAILRADRGALDARVIVAPSLTRSVADEVARRSAAAGVSVIESSAPGVLTAFDVALAASGSVTLECVAAEVPPVIGYRAGPLTELVAKRLLSVEMVGLPNLVLGERVFPELLQSAFTADNLAEEAGRLLDERAAFVRACRDVKARLCPGERPESSAHVARLLAPWLS